A window from Heteronotia binoei isolate CCM8104 ecotype False Entrance Well chromosome 15, APGP_CSIRO_Hbin_v1, whole genome shotgun sequence encodes these proteins:
- the LOC132584024 gene encoding olfactory receptor 10A5-like, with protein MVNNFLLLGFSNLPDLEAMFFTVFLTIYLLTLTGNSLIIIVTLIDQTLHNPMYFFLRNLSFLEICYISVTIPKMLENLLSEDKTISFLGCAFQMSIFLITGAAECCILAAMAYDRYVAICQPLHYTLIMSSKVCYELVATSWLTGVPVQLGQTFLVFTSYFCDSNEINHFFCDIPAVVNLICEDISINELVAQVEVALLAVIPFALILMSYICIGSTILKIPSVEGRYKAFSTCSSHLLVVVVFYGSGMTVYSKPKSSHSLDMDKFLSLFYTVLPPFINPLIYSLRNKEVKLALGKVLLLHPSSTILQSL; from the exons ATGGTGAATAACTTTCTGCTGCTGGGATTCTCTAACCTTCCAGATCTAGAGGCCATGTTCTTCACAGTTTTCCTCACCATCTATCTGTTGACTTTGACTGGGAACAGCCTAATAATAATTGTCACATTGATTGATCAAACACTCCACAATCCCATGTATTTCTTTCTTAGGAATCTGAGCTTTCTGGAGATATGTTACATCTCAGTTACTATCCCCAAAATGCTTGAAAATCTCCTGTCAGAGGACAAAACCATTTCATTCCTTGGCTGTGCCTTTCAAATGAGCATCTTCCTCATCACAGGGGCAGCTGAGTGTTGCATTTTGGCTGCAATGGCATATGACCGCTATGTGGCTATTTGTCAACCCTTGCATTATACTCTTATTATGAGTAGTAAAGTATGCTATGAGCTGGTTGCAACCTCCTGGTTAACTGGTGTTCCAGTGCAACTTGGTCAGACTTTCTTGGTTTTCACCTCTTATTTTTGTGACTCCAATGAAATAAACCACTTTTTCTGTGATATCCCTGCAGTGGTCAACCTTATATGTGAAGACATCTCTATAAATGAGCTTGTAGCCCAAGTAGAGGTTGCATTACTTGCAGTAATCCCTTTTGCTTTGATCCTCATGTCATATATATGCATTGGCTCCACTATTCTGAAGATACCATCTGTAGAAGGGAGGTACAAAGCTTTTTCAACATGCTCCTCACATCTTTTGGTTGTGGTGGTTTTCTATGGCTCTGGAATGACAGTGTATTCGAAACCAAAGTCAAGTCATTCTCTGGATATGGACAAATTCCTATCACTTTTCTATACTGTTCTGCCACCATTTATCAATCCTCTTATTTACAGTCTAAGGAACAAGGAAGTGAAATTGGCACTTGGCAAAGTACTTCTCCTTCATCC gtcttccaccatcctccaaagtctg